In Pseudomonadota bacterium, the DNA window AACGAAGAGGCCCAACTTGAGGCCTGCCTTGCCTGCCTCGACTTCTGTGACGAGATCGTCGTCGTGCTGGATCGCAGCACCGATGATTCGGCGTCGATCGCACGGCGCCACACCGATCACGTGATCGAAGGCGCGTGGGAGATCGAAGGGCCGCGCCGCAACACCGGCCTGGACGCCGCGGCCGGTGACTGGATCCTGGAAGTCGATGCGGACGAACGCGTGACGTCGGCGCTTGCCCAGGAGATCACGTCGGTCATCCAGACTGCCACCGCGCCCGCCCATTTCCTCGTGCCGTTCGACAATTATATCGGCGAGCGGCGCGTGCGTTATGGCTGGGGCGGATCGTGGGGCGTCAGCGCGGCGGTGCGTCTGTTTTCGCCGGGCGCCAAACGTTGGGGCGACGACCGCATACATCCCTCGCTTGTTCTGACGGGGGAGAAGCGCTGGCTGAAAGAGCGCATGGATCATTATGTCGACCGCAACATCTCCGACATGATCCAGCGGCTCGACCGCTACACCACCGCCCGCGCGCAAGACCTGAGAGCGAGCGGCGACATCGGCACGCTTGCCGGCAACGTCCGTCGTTTCTACTCGCGTTTCTTCAAATGCTACATCGCGCGCCAGGGATACCGGGAGGGCGGCTACGGTTTCCTGAACGCCACGTTCGCCGGGCTCTATCCGCTGATCTCGCACTTGAAGGCGCGGTTGGAGCGCGATTGATGCGTCTTGTGCAGGCGATGGCGGGTGCGGAGGTCGGCGGCGCCGAGGCATTCTTCATGCGCCTGGTGCCCGGCCTGGCCGATGCCGGCCTTGAGCAGCGCGCGATCATCCGCCGCCACGACGTGCGTCAGGAAACCCTGAACCTCGCCGGGGTCGAAACCGTGGGCCTGCGTTTCGGCGGGCCGTTCGACCTCTCGACGCGTTTCGCCTATGGCCGCGCGGTCAAAGAGTTTGCGCCCGATGCCGTGCTGACCTGGATGAATCGGGCGACCACGCTGTGCCCGCGCGGGTCCTATGTGCATCTGGCGCGGCTCGGCGGCTTCTATGATCTCAAGTACTACCGGCGCTGCGACCATCTGATCGGCAACACGCGAGGCATCTGCGATTACCTGATCGGTCAGGGCTGGCCCGCCGAGCGCACCCACTATCTGCCCAACTTCGTCGATGCCGACGAGCAGCCTCCCATCGACAAGGAGTCGATGCGCACCCCCGACGACATGAAAGTCGTGCTCGCCATGGGCCGGCTGCACCCTAACAAGGCATTCGACGTGCTGATTGAAGCCATGGCCGAGGTGCCGGATGCCATGCTTTGGCTGGCCGGCAGTGGTCCGCTTCAGACTCGTCTTGAGGACCACGTCCACACGTTGGGCCTGGAAGGCCGGGTCAGGTTTCTTGGCTGGCGCGATGATGGCGCCGCATTGATGGCGGCGGCCGATGTCCTGGTCTGCCCGTCGCGCCATGAACCCCTTGGCAATGTGGTTCTGGAGGGCTGGGCCCACCACCGGCCGGTGGTTGCCGCGGCTAGCCAGGGGCCGTCGGAACTGATCGAGGACGGTAAGACCGGCCTCCTGGTGCCGGTCGATCAAGCGCGGCCGCTCGCGGCGGCGATCAACGCCTGCCTCACCGACCAGACGCTTGCCGCCGAGCTTGTCGAGGCGGGGTTTTCCACCTATCGCGAGACCTTCGCGCGCGATGTCGTTGTGCGCGACTACATCGACCTGCTCAACACGGTGACCGCCTGATGTGCGGCCTGGCCGGTGTGCTCGCCCGTCCGGGTGAGGAGGTGCCCGAGGCAACCCTGGACGCGTTGTCCCGTGCGCTTGCCCATCGCGGTCCTGACGGCGAGGGGCGGTTCCGCAACGGCCCCCTTGCCATGGTCCATCGCCGTCTCGCGATCATCGACCTTGTCACCGGCGATCAGCCGATGACGGGACCGAGCGGTGCGACGTTGATCGCCAATGCGGAGATCTACAATCACGTGGAGTGGCGGCGTGTCCTGTCGGAGGTCCGGTTCGCGACCCAGTCGGACTGCGAGGTTCCGCTGCATCTCTTCGAGCGCGACGGCGCCGACTTCACCAAGGGTCTGCGCGGCATGTACGCCATCGCGTTGTGGGACCGCGCGCAGGAACGGCTCTACCTGGCGCGCGACCCGTTTGGCATCAAACCGCTCTATGTCGCTGAGACCGCGATGGGGCTGGCCTTCGCGTCGGAGGCACAGGCGTTTGTCGCGTCCGGCCTGGTCGAGGCCGCCGTCAACGACGCCGCGCTGGGCGAGCTCCTGCAGATGCAGTTTACGACGGGCCGGCGCACCATCTTCCAGCATGTGGAGCGAGTCCTGCCCGGTGAGACGATCGTCGTCGAACAGGGCCGCATCGTTGAACGCTTGCGCCGCTCCGCACTGCCCGAACTGGACAGCGCCAATTGGGACGAGAAAGACGCCATGGAGCGTCTCGACGCCGCGTTGCTCGACAGCGTGCGGGTGCACGAACGCGCCGACGTGCCCTACGGCATGTTTCTTTCCGGCGGCGTCGACAGCTCCACAGTGTTAGCGGCGATGGCGCGTCTCGATGACCGCCCGGTGCGTGCCTATACGGTCGGCTTCGACATTCCCCATGCGCGCGACGAACGCCGCCATGCCGCCGAGGTGGCGGCAGCCGCCGGTGCCGATCATGTCGAGGTGAGTTTCGGCGAGGACGACTTTTGGGCGCTGTTGCCCGACGTTGCCGCCGCGATGGATGACCCCGCCGCCGACTACGCGACGCTGCCAACCTACAAACTGGCGCGCCAGGCGGCGGAGGACGTGAAGGTCGTCTTGTCGGGCGAAGGCGGCGATGAACTCTTTGCCGGTTACGGGCGCTATCGCCGCATGCTGCGGCCCCGGCTGTTGGGTGGCGGCAAGTTGCGGCGCAAGGGCACGTTCGAAGGGCTCGAAGTTCTGTTCGACGGTCATGCCGGGTGGCGCATGGGGCTGGACGTGGCGGCGCAGGCCTTCAAAAAGCCGGGGCGCAGCGCGTTGCAGGTGGCGCAGGCCGTCGACATGGCGGACTGGCTGCCAAACGATCTCTTGACCAAGCTCGACCGCTGCCTGATGGCCCATGGTGTCGAAGGCCGGGTGCCGTTGCTCGACAACCACGTCGCCGAT includes these proteins:
- a CDS encoding glycosyltransferase gives rise to the protein MRLVQAMAGAEVGGAEAFFMRLVPGLADAGLEQRAIIRRHDVRQETLNLAGVETVGLRFGGPFDLSTRFAYGRAVKEFAPDAVLTWMNRATTLCPRGSYVHLARLGGFYDLKYYRRCDHLIGNTRGICDYLIGQGWPAERTHYLPNFVDADEQPPIDKESMRTPDDMKVVLAMGRLHPNKAFDVLIEAMAEVPDAMLWLAGSGPLQTRLEDHVHTLGLEGRVRFLGWRDDGAALMAAADVLVCPSRHEPLGNVVLEGWAHHRPVVAAASQGPSELIEDGKTGLLVPVDQARPLAAAINACLTDQTLAAELVEAGFSTYRETFARDVVVRDYIDLLNTVTA
- a CDS encoding glycosyltransferase family 2 protein; the encoded protein is MSVRLSAVVVARNEEAQLEACLACLDFCDEIVVVLDRSTDDSASIARRHTDHVIEGAWEIEGPRRNTGLDAAAGDWILEVDADERVTSALAQEITSVIQTATAPAHFLVPFDNYIGERRVRYGWGGSWGVSAAVRLFSPGAKRWGDDRIHPSLVLTGEKRWLKERMDHYVDRNISDMIQRLDRYTTARAQDLRASGDIGTLAGNVRRFYSRFFKCYIARQGYREGGYGFLNATFAGLYPLISHLKARLERD
- the asnB gene encoding asparagine synthase (glutamine-hydrolyzing); the encoded protein is MCGLAGVLARPGEEVPEATLDALSRALAHRGPDGEGRFRNGPLAMVHRRLAIIDLVTGDQPMTGPSGATLIANAEIYNHVEWRRVLSEVRFATQSDCEVPLHLFERDGADFTKGLRGMYAIALWDRAQERLYLARDPFGIKPLYVAETAMGLAFASEAQAFVASGLVEAAVNDAALGELLQMQFTTGRRTIFQHVERVLPGETIVVEQGRIVERLRRSALPELDSANWDEKDAMERLDAALLDSVRVHERADVPYGMFLSGGVDSSTVLAAMARLDDRPVRAYTVGFDIPHARDERRHAAEVAAAAGADHVEVSFGEDDFWALLPDVAAAMDDPAADYATLPTYKLARQAAEDVKVVLSGEGGDELFAGYGRYRRMLRPRLLGGGKLRRKGTFEGLEVLFDGHAGWRMGLDVAAQAFKKPGRSALQVAQAVDMADWLPNDLLTKLDRCLMAHGVEGRVPLLDNHVADVAWRLPDAMKIRRRQGKWLLRSWLDRELPAADAFSAKRGFTVPVGEWIARRGAEIGHLVAAQPAIEAIAYPAQVVRLFEQAAKKRSGFAAWTLLFYALWHARHIDGVATQGLSVEEALRA